The following are from one region of the Pygocentrus nattereri isolate fPygNat1 chromosome 20, fPygNat1.pri, whole genome shotgun sequence genome:
- the npffr1l2 gene encoding neuropeptide FF receptor 1 like 2 has product MKNSLDIRDGAPAALSKMESLSELSDLYINSSLLNISTNSSNASNLTSITYYPYYQHSLPVAASLILAYLFIFLLCMVGNGLVCLIVLENRRMRTVTNLFILNLAVSDLLVGVFCIPTTLVDNLITGWPFTNTVCKMSGLVQGMSVSASVFTLVAIAVDRFRCIVYPFQPKLTLLVAKVTIVMIWVLALVIMCPSAATLTAAQVKHHYMVHNLDYNHTYPLFSCFENWADPQMRKVYTTVLFAHIYLIPLTLITIMYGRIGIKLYTTSVISGNDQQDSSGHNATLPATGGQHHEGRPLISHKKIKVIKMLSVVALLFTLSWLPLWTLMLLTDYGGLDEEELEFLSGYVFPFAHWLAFSNSSVNPIIYGYYNENFKRGFQAICRTHSCCCFARRGRMQRPGRIDLRVGGQRDSVGNSNPLPFGTRNRVYTDGNLKNCRTRQEQEQNRAACRVSSSVSMDDAGSVAGNEAKGVAAQKGLQMEDLGKISPIGVTVSQAWDQ; this is encoded by the exons ATGAAGAATTCCCTGGATATCCGGGACGGTGCGCCGGCGGCTTTATCGAAAATGGAGTCCTTATCAGAGCTGTCGGATCTGTACATAAATTCGAGCCTTTTGAACATCTCCACCAACAGCAGCAACGCCTCCAACCTGACCAGTATCACCTACTACCCATACTACCAGCACTCCCTGCCTGTGGCGGCCAGCCTCATCCTCGCCTACCTCTTCATCTTCCTGCTCTGCATGGTGGGGAACGGTCTGGTGTGTCTGATTGTGTTGGAGAACCGACGCATGAGAACCGTCACCAACCTTTTCATCCTCAATCTGGCAGTGAGCGACTTGCTGGTGGGGGTTTTCTGTATCCCGACTACACTGGTGGATAATCTTATTACAG GTTGGCCCTTCACGAACACAGTGTGTAAGATGAGTGGCCTGGTGCAGGGCATGAGCGTCTCAGCGTCCGTCTTCACTCTGGTGGCCATCGCTGTCGACAG ATTCCGCTGCATTGTCTATCCTTTCCAGCCCAAACTCACCTTGCTGGTTGCCAAGGTGACCATCGTGATGATCTGGGTGCTGGCACTGGTGATTATGTGCCCGTCTGCGGCCACGCTGACCGCGGCTCAGGTCAAGCATCATTACATGGTCCACAACCTGGACTACAATCACACTTACCCTCTCTTCTCATGCTTCGAGAACTGGGCTGACCCACAGATGAGGAAGGTGTATACCACGGTCCTTTTTGCCCACATCTACCTGATCCCGCTCACGCTTATCACAATAATGTACGGTCGCATTGGAATCAAGCTCTACACCACCTCCGTCATCTCTGGGAATGATCAGCAGGACAGCAGTGGTCACAACGCCACTCTTCCAGCCACTGGGGGGCAGCACCATGAAGGCAGACCACTCATCTCCCACAAGAAGATCAAGGTGATCAAGATGCTTAGTGTGGTGGCCCTCCTATTCACCCTGTCCTGGCTGCCCTTGTGGACCCTCATGCTTTTGACTGACTATGGTGGCCTGGACGAGGAAGAGCTGGAGTTTCTGTCTGGCTATGTGTTCCCGTTTGCGCACTGGCTGGCGTTCTCCAACTCCAGTGTCAACCCCATCATCTACGGCTACTACAACGAGAACTTCAAGCGGGGCTTCCAGGCCATTTGCAGGACACACTCGTGCTGTTGCTTCGCCAGAAGAGGTAGAATGCAAAGACCTGGCAGAATTGACCTGAGGGTTGGCGGGCAGAGGGACTCTGTGGGTAACTCCAACCCTCTGCCTTTTGGCACAAGGAACAGAGTGTACACCGATGGAAACTTGAAGAACTGCAGAACGAGGCAGGAACAAGAACAGAACAGGGCTGCCTGCAGGGTCAGCAGCTCTGTCAGCATGGATGATGCAGGGTCTGTTGCGGGCAATGAGGCCAAAGGGGTTGCTGCTCAAAAGGGCCTGCAGATGGAGGACCTTGGGAAGATCAGTCCCATAGGTGTGACCGTGAGTCAAGCCTGGGACCAGTAG